Genomic window (Candidatus Desulfofervidus auxilii):
CTGGGATATGCTTATTAATAATGACATCCCTCCTCCCCATTCTTTAACTCTACTCTTTTTAACCCCATTGCGACTTAAAGAAAAAGGAGACCTGGTTGTCAATCTTAACTTTCCCATATTTATTGCCCGTTTAATAGAACGTATAGATGTTCTTTCTTACTTCTACTGCAATGGTCCTCCACCTGAAGAAAATCAAGCATTACTTAAAGAAGCTCAAGGTATAAAAGTAAAAGCAAAAAGTCTGCGCTGGTATGATTGGGAACGTTACTCTAGCAGACAGAACACCCGCATGAAACTTGGTGGCCTAATCGGTACCATTACCTTTTCTGGCAATCTCACTCCTTTTATGCCTTATCTATTACTTGGTCAATACATCCATGTTGGTCAGGGCACTACATTTGGCTTGGGAAGGTATGAGATAATTGAGAGGGAATAAATTATGGAATTTAAGTTAAAAACCTTAACACCAATATGGACAGGTGGAGTAGAAGGCAAGTGCGATCGGCTTCATGAAACAGGCATCATTGGTAGCTTAAGGTGGTGGTATGAGGCATTGGTAAGAGGGCTTGGTGGGTATGCTTGTGATCCGACTAGCGATGAGCGATGTCAATTGAATCAAGAGAAATTTTATAAAGCAATTAAAAGAGGAAAAACAGTTCAAGAAGCCCTAGATGAACAAATCTGTCCTGCTTGTCAGTTATTTGGATGTACAGGGTGGGGGAGGAAGTTTAGATTTAGAATACAAGCTCCCGATGGTAAGCCAATACCAGGTAGATTAGAAAAAGATACAAATTTTAATCTAATTTTCATCGAAAAAAAGAAATTTACTCCATTAGAAAAATTGCTATTAAAAAAGACTATTAAACTTATTGTTGAATATGGTGCTTTAGGTGCAAAAATAGCCTTAAAACCATCAGAAATTTCAAATAAAAATTTACCAAGTTATTCTAAAAGAAATCATTTAGATTACGGAATTATTACCTATCAAGATGGATATAAAATAGATAAAACAGAAGATATTGTTTTAAAAAAGCCTTCTGATAAGGAAAATCAGCTTGATTGGCCTAATTTAAAATACTTCTGGTTTATTCCTGGAGCTTATTTAAACCGTTTGCAAATTAATCAGCTAGTTAACAGAGACAATAAAGGATATTATCAAAGACCTTCTAAATTCCAAATATCTCTTGGAGGTTGCATTAAAGAAGAAAAATGCTGTCCTGAAGGAATAGAAAGGATGAGTAAAAAAATTTTCTCTTTTCATGGTAAAGGTTCTTGTGACCCTCAAAAAACTAAGCGGTGTTTCGGTTATGTAAGAAGCCAAGAAGAACTTGAAAAAATAAAAAAATTAATTCAGGCTCAATTAGGGGAAAAGATAAAAATTTTAACTTGGGAGAATATCAAAAATGTTTTGTGAATTTTACTTTCAAATTTTATTGGAAGAGAAACAAAGTATCAAACAGATAGAAGAACTAAAAATAAGATTAGAAGAGATTAAAAAAGATAAAAGTGATTCTACTAAAGAAGAAAAGAAGAAAATAGAAAATGAATTAAACCGAATATACGACAACCTTTGCCAAAAACAACCTGCTTTATTCTATCAATATATGAAAGTACATGGAAAAGACGCTGAAAGTCTTAAAACTTCATGGATAAAAAATTTAAAGAATCAAAAAGAAAAATTTAAAAAATTAGAAAGAAATTTTAAAGAACTTTTTGATAAAATCATTCCAAAAATTGATAAAAATTACATTTCTATTTTACCTAAATATAGTTTTGCTATCCAATTTAAATTCAAGTTGGCTAAACCATATATTAGTAAAGATGACAGGGAATTTTATATCCTTG
Coding sequences:
- the cmr1 gene encoding type III-B CRISPR module RAMP protein Cmr1; translated protein: MEFKLKTLTPIWTGGVEGKCDRLHETGIIGSLRWWYEALVRGLGGYACDPTSDERCQLNQEKFYKAIKRGKTVQEALDEQICPACQLFGCTGWGRKFRFRIQAPDGKPIPGRLEKDTNFNLIFIEKKKFTPLEKLLLKKTIKLIVEYGALGAKIALKPSEISNKNLPSYSKRNHLDYGIITYQDGYKIDKTEDIVLKKPSDKENQLDWPNLKYFWFIPGAYLNRLQINQLVNRDNKGYYQRPSKFQISLGGCIKEEKCCPEGIERMSKKIFSFHGKGSCDPQKTKRCFGYVRSQEELEKIKKLIQAQLGEKIKILTWENIKNVL
- the cas6 gene encoding CRISPR system precrRNA processing endoribonuclease RAMP protein Cas6 — protein: WDMLINNDIPPPHSLTLLFLTPLRLKEKGDLVVNLNFPIFIARLIERIDVLSYFYCNGPPPEENQALLKEAQGIKVKAKSLRWYDWERYSSRQNTRMKLGGLIGTITFSGNLTPFMPYLLLGQYIHVGQGTTFGLGRYEIIERE